The following are from one region of the Camelus ferus isolate YT-003-E chromosome 13, BCGSAC_Cfer_1.0, whole genome shotgun sequence genome:
- the GUCA2B gene encoding guanylate cyclase activator 2B, with protein sequence MAGRAGAGLLLCGVAVVFLVLLQGTQSVYIQYQGFQVQLKSVKMLSELEGQGMPSPRLQAQSFQPSVCHHPALPLDLQPICASGEAASIFQALRTIAGDDCELCVNVACTGCG encoded by the exons ATGGCCGGCAGGGCAGGGGCCGGGCTCCTGCTGTGTGGGGTCGCAGTGGTCTTCCTGGTGTTGCTGCAGGGCACACAGTCAGTCTACATCCAG TACCAAGGCTTCCAGGTCCAGCTGAAATCAGTGAAGATGCTGAGCGAACTGGAGGGGCAGGGGATGCCCAGCCCCCGCCTGCAAGCCCAGAGCTTCCAGCCCTCCGTGTGCCACCACCCGGCCCTGCCACTGGATCTCCAGCCCATCTGCGCCTCGGGGGAAGCAGCCAGCATCTTCCAGGCCTTGA ggaccATCGCTGGCGATGACTGCGAGCTGTGTGTGAATGTCGCCTGTACCGGCTGCGGCTGA
- the GUCA2A gene encoding guanylin: MNTFLLSALCLLGAWAALAGGVTVKDGEFAFSLESVKKLKDLQEIQDPRNPRNLGQSTVPIACSSPNFPEELKPVCKEPNAQEILQRLETIAQDPSTCEICAYAACAGC; the protein is encoded by the exons ATGAACAccttcctgctctctgccctgtgcCTCCTCGGGGCCTGGGCCGCCCTGGCAGGGGGCGTCACCGTAAAG GATGGAGAGTTCGCCTTTTCTCTGGAGTCAGTGAAGAAGCTCAAGGACCTCCAGGAGATCCAGGATCCCAGGAACCCTAGAAATCTGGGTCAATCCACTGTTCCCATCGCCTGTAGCTCCCCAAATTTCCCCGAAGAACTCAAGCCTGTCTGCAAGGAGCCCAACGCCCAGGAGATCCTCCAGAGGCTGG AGACCATCGCCCAGGACCCCAGCACTTGTGAGATCTGTGCCTACGCTGCCTGTGCTGGATGCTAG